One Halobaculum roseum DNA segment encodes these proteins:
- a CDS encoding alpha/beta hydrolase family protein has translation MPDTAGADYGVARFLAVEHVDSPAFTPAGRLLFLADTSGTPQVWTVDEPGAWPTRLTPYEERVSALSASPADESFVYAMDRGSDERDQLLHYDLATGVERPLTDDPDSKHAWGAWGPDGDRVAYTANREADGRFDVYVQAVGGVDGDGTVTPAGDPERVYEGPGGWLNVAAFGPEGRRLVLTKAHSSYDEDLTLLDLESGETTNLSDDSEATYSHVHFDGDGGLLCVTNRDSDTAYVGRLSLSDGSVTPVAGHDVTADATGEPGTDEWDVDGLAFDRDTGRIAYTVNEGGYSSLRAGTLAGDPEDPRFDPTPTPDVDGIAADLVFGPDAERLAYTHTSPTTPYGVRTIEFVDGGGTVAGDGDAVERAEGGAPTDWTPVGRNGLPDSAFHAPETVRYETFDGRAIPAYWTLPPGVDADDPDERVPAIVDIHGGPEHQRRPWFSPTKQYFLNRGYAVLEPNVRGSSGYGKAYSHLDDVEKRMDSVADIAAGVEWLAEQPSVDDDRIVAYGRSYGGFMVLAAITEYPDLWAAAVDFVGIADFTTFLENTGEWRRGHREAEYGSLEDDYEFLKSISPLTSIEEVRCPLFVQHGANDPRVPVGEAEQVADAVREQGVPVETLIFEDEGHHTTSRENLIAEFEAIADFLGEHV, from the coding sequence ATGCCCGACACAGCCGGCGCCGACTACGGCGTCGCCCGATTCCTCGCCGTCGAACACGTCGACTCCCCGGCGTTCACGCCGGCGGGCCGCCTCCTGTTCCTCGCGGACACCTCCGGCACGCCGCAGGTGTGGACCGTCGACGAGCCGGGCGCGTGGCCGACGCGGCTCACCCCCTACGAGGAGCGCGTCTCTGCGCTTTCGGCCTCGCCCGCCGACGAGTCGTTCGTGTACGCGATGGACCGCGGGAGCGACGAGCGCGATCAGCTCCTGCACTACGACCTCGCGACGGGCGTCGAGCGTCCGCTCACGGACGACCCCGACTCGAAGCACGCGTGGGGCGCGTGGGGCCCCGACGGCGACCGGGTCGCCTACACGGCCAACCGCGAGGCCGACGGCCGATTCGACGTGTACGTGCAGGCGGTGGGCGGCGTCGACGGCGACGGCACGGTCACCCCCGCCGGCGACCCCGAGCGCGTGTACGAGGGGCCTGGCGGCTGGCTGAACGTCGCCGCGTTCGGTCCCGAGGGCCGTCGGCTCGTGCTCACGAAGGCGCACTCCAGCTACGACGAGGACCTCACGCTGCTCGATCTGGAGTCGGGGGAGACGACCAACCTCTCCGACGACTCCGAGGCGACCTACTCGCACGTTCACTTCGACGGCGACGGCGGGTTGCTCTGCGTGACGAACCGCGACAGCGACACGGCCTACGTGGGTCGGCTCTCGCTGTCCGACGGGTCGGTAACGCCGGTCGCGGGCCACGACGTGACGGCCGACGCGACCGGCGAGCCCGGAACCGACGAGTGGGACGTGGACGGCCTCGCGTTCGACCGCGACACCGGCCGGATCGCGTACACCGTCAACGAGGGCGGCTACTCGTCGCTGCGCGCGGGGACGCTCGCCGGCGACCCCGAGGACCCGCGCTTCGATCCGACCCCGACGCCGGATGTGGACGGGATCGCCGCCGATCTCGTCTTCGGTCCGGACGCCGAGCGCCTCGCGTACACCCACACGTCGCCGACGACGCCGTACGGCGTCCGGACGATCGAGTTCGTTGACGGCGGCGGGACCGTCGCCGGCGACGGCGACGCCGTCGAGCGCGCTGAGGGGGGCGCCCCGACCGACTGGACGCCAGTCGGCCGCAACGGCCTCCCCGACTCGGCGTTCCACGCCCCGGAGACGGTCCGCTACGAGACGTTCGACGGACGGGCGATCCCGGCGTACTGGACGCTTCCGCCGGGCGTCGACGCCGACGACCCCGACGAGCGGGTGCCCGCGATCGTCGACATCCACGGCGGGCCCGAGCACCAGCGCCGGCCGTGGTTCTCCCCGACGAAGCAGTACTTCCTGAACAGGGGGTACGCGGTGCTGGAGCCGAACGTCCGCGGCTCGTCGGGCTACGGGAAGGCGTACTCGCACCTCGACGACGTGGAGAAGCGCATGGACTCGGTTGCCGACATCGCCGCGGGCGTGGAGTGGCTGGCCGAGCAGCCGTCGGTCGACGACGACCGGATCGTCGCCTACGGCCGCTCCTACGGCGGGTTCATGGTCCTCGCGGCCATCACCGAGTACCCCGACCTGTGGGCCGCCGCCGTCGACTTCGTCGGCATCGCCGACTTCACCACCTTCCTCGAGAACACCGGCGAGTGGCGCCGGGGCCACCGCGAGGCCGAGTACGGCAGCCTGGAGGACGACTACGAGTTCCTGAAGTCGATCTCGCCGCTGACGAGCATCGAGGAGGTCCGGTGTCCGCTGTTCGTCCAGCACGGCGCGAACGACCCCCGGGTACCGGTCGGCGAGGCCGAGCAGGTCGCCGACGCGGTTCGCGAACAGGGGGTCCCCGTCGAGACGCTGATCTTCGAGGACGAGGGCCACCACACGACGAGCCGGGAGAACCTGATCGCGGAGTTCGAGGCGATCGCGGACTTCCTCGGCGAGCACGTCTGA
- a CDS encoding serine hydrolase: MNDEDRAAAADLIRRTMRRDRLPGVSVAVVDRDGVRYAEGFGARDLAGNRPATPETLYGVGSVTKSVTALAIAQLAEAGMLDFDDPVSDHLDVDLGDDPDDPIRLRHLLSHASGVPSLATSEALIGRRLRRDTDTLPLSTEADFRAHVEGAVGGDGRGDDSRGDDTDGAGSVGGGSVGVDAAGGPTTAGTEHVGAPGERFAYSNEGYVLLGDVIEACTGRPYDRYVAEHVLDPLGLDRATFDDTAFAMDDDHATMYLREDRGSGPAAAHARGGPAGDAGGRDDLVAASVPVRELSRPAGGLFASVEGLGRYARLLLNDGSLDGREVVSPESVAALTEGRVDTPGGPYGFGWRTREACGRELVGHSGSIAVSTAYVGFSPEAGIGVAVAANAAPDYPLVRLGEGVFACALGEEPAEAVPFFERRRRFDRLTGEYASYRGVKRAVVARDGGGLRLELAGPIGGESLPLTEAVGDDPHAFTTPNEAGERVPVEFRVGDGTGDDAAPGADRGIDLLYDRWHLHKVADDPEASL; the protein is encoded by the coding sequence ATGAACGACGAGGACCGCGCCGCGGCGGCCGACCTGATCCGGCGGACGATGCGCCGCGACCGGCTCCCCGGCGTCAGCGTCGCCGTCGTCGACCGCGACGGCGTCCGCTACGCCGAGGGGTTCGGCGCCCGCGACCTGGCCGGGAACCGCCCGGCGACGCCGGAGACGCTGTACGGCGTCGGGTCGGTCACCAAGTCGGTGACGGCGCTGGCGATCGCGCAGTTGGCCGAGGCGGGGATGCTCGACTTCGACGACCCGGTCTCGGACCATCTCGACGTGGACCTGGGGGACGACCCCGACGACCCGATCCGGCTGCGGCACCTCCTGTCGCACGCCTCGGGGGTCCCGTCGCTGGCGACGAGCGAGGCGCTCATCGGCCGGCGACTCCGCCGCGACACCGACACCCTCCCGCTGTCGACGGAGGCCGACTTCCGGGCGCACGTGGAGGGCGCCGTCGGCGGCGACGGTCGCGGCGACGACAGCCGCGGCGACGACACCGACGGCGCGGGTTCGGTCGGCGGCGGTTCAGTCGGCGTCGACGCGGCCGGCGGCCCGACGACCGCGGGCACCGAACACGTCGGCGCCCCCGGCGAACGGTTCGCCTACAGCAACGAGGGGTACGTCCTCCTGGGCGACGTGATCGAGGCGTGTACCGGCCGCCCGTACGATCGCTACGTCGCCGAGCACGTCCTCGACCCACTGGGGCTCGACCGCGCCACCTTCGACGACACGGCGTTCGCGATGGACGACGATCACGCCACCATGTACCTGCGCGAGGACCGCGGGTCCGGTCCCGCCGCCGCCCACGCCCGCGGCGGGCCCGCGGGCGACGCCGGGGGTCGGGACGACCTCGTGGCGGCGTCGGTTCCCGTCCGGGAGCTATCGCGGCCGGCGGGCGGGCTGTTCGCCTCGGTCGAAGGGCTCGGGCGGTACGCCAGGCTGCTGTTGAACGACGGGAGCCTCGACGGCCGGGAGGTCGTCTCGCCCGAGTCGGTCGCGGCGCTCACCGAGGGGCGCGTCGACACGCCCGGCGGGCCGTACGGCTTCGGGTGGCGGACCCGCGAGGCGTGCGGCCGGGAGCTCGTCGGCCACTCCGGGTCCATCGCCGTCTCGACGGCGTACGTCGGCTTCAGCCCCGAGGCGGGGATCGGCGTCGCCGTGGCCGCCAACGCCGCGCCCGACTACCCCCTCGTCAGACTCGGGGAGGGCGTGTTCGCGTGCGCGCTCGGGGAGGAACCGGCCGAGGCGGTCCCGTTCTTCGAGCGTCGCCGGCGCTTCGATCGGTTGACCGGCGAGTACGCCTCCTATCGGGGAGTGAAGCGCGCGGTCGTCGCCCGCGACGGCGGCGGCCTGCGGCTCGAACTGGCCGGCCCGATCGGCGGCGAGTCGCTGCCGTTGACCGAAGCCGTCGGCGACGACCCGCACGCGTTCACGACGCCCAACGAGGCGGGCGAGCGGGTGCCCGTGGAGTTCCGCGTCGGCGACGGAACCGGCGACGACGCAGCGCCGGGCGCCGACCGGGGGATCGACCTGTTGTACGACCGCTGGCACCTCCACAAGGTCGCGGACGACCCCGAGGCGTCGCTGTAG
- a CDS encoding creatininase family protein produces MPEPETEHDLATMTWEDAGDAFLGADAVVVPTGSTEQHSVHLPLSTDSLRAGYLSAELVEAAPDHDLDLLRAPTLPYGYSEHHMPFPGTVTLSQDTYKQALIDIGASLAEHGAERVLFLNCHGGNKEALALATDRLNRDHDIGAHFVHWTDFGRDELEDHFGEGWGHAGDHETSFVELVRDDLVKSDRKEPQEADDLPETRSWTYFSDVTELGGLGDPTNSDPEFMEQVVANTTERILEALNEDIENGW; encoded by the coding sequence ATGCCCGAACCCGAGACCGAACACGATCTGGCGACGATGACCTGGGAGGACGCCGGCGACGCCTTCCTCGGCGCCGACGCGGTCGTCGTCCCCACCGGAAGCACCGAGCAGCACTCAGTTCACCTCCCTCTCTCCACCGACAGCCTCCGCGCCGGGTACCTCTCGGCGGAGCTCGTCGAGGCCGCGCCCGACCACGACCTCGACCTGCTTCGCGCGCCGACGCTCCCGTACGGGTACAGCGAACACCACATGCCGTTCCCGGGGACCGTGACGCTCTCGCAGGACACCTACAAGCAGGCGCTCATCGACATCGGCGCCTCCCTCGCGGAACACGGCGCCGAGCGCGTGCTCTTTCTCAACTGCCACGGCGGCAACAAGGAGGCGCTCGCGCTCGCCACCGACCGGCTGAACCGCGACCACGACATCGGCGCGCACTTCGTTCACTGGACGGACTTCGGGCGCGACGAGCTGGAGGACCACTTCGGCGAGGGGTGGGGCCACGCCGGCGACCACGAGACGAGCTTCGTGGAACTGGTGCGCGACGACCTCGTGAAGTCCGACCGGAAGGAACCACAGGAGGCCGACGACCTCCCGGAGACGCGCTCGTGGACGTACTTCTCGGACGTAACCGAGTTGGGCGGGCTCGGCGACCCGACGAACTCGGACCCGGAGTTCATGGAGCAGGTGGTGGCGAACACGACCGAGCGGATCCTGGAGGCGCTGAACGAGGACATCGAGAACGGGTGGTGA